The following coding sequences lie in one Musa acuminata AAA Group cultivar baxijiao chromosome BXJ1-8, Cavendish_Baxijiao_AAA, whole genome shotgun sequence genomic window:
- the LOC103994085 gene encoding uncharacterized protein LOC103994085, which yields MRPRRCPDLVHLGVLLGFLLLCYRAGASIHEYSNGAFTPRSNSFFFHGGSEGLYASAVVNITAPSSDGDSFIQFESVTFRRTKESASKHSDMQQNTGLVEAIIVEIQDRDKIGGRYLNTNAICCTRELNDQNLCKVGEVIIRPTQANSDWPKRIQTFFEGSSEETTMMTQTIPIRKTGMYYLYFMFCDPLLIGMVIEGRTVWRNPYGYLPGKMAPLMTFYGFMSLAYLLLGLIWFLQFVRHWRHTLQLHYHITAVIALGMCEMAFWYFEYANFNSTGTRPMGITIWAVTFTAVKKTVSRLLLLVVSMGFGVVRPTLGGITSKVAVLGAVYFVASVALELVEHLGNINDFAGKARLFLVLPVALLDATFIVWIFSSLSKTLEKLQVRRSIAKLELYRKFTNTLAVSILLSHLWIGYELYFNATDPLSELWQRAWIVSAFWNVLSYVLLGIICILWAPSHNPTGYAYLEDTNDDFDDEGVSLTGSGARGIGDNLSKLERKERKNMDHVFGIGNDIEEDKRE from the exons ATGCGTCCTCGTCGCTGTCCCGATCTGGTCCATCTAGGGGTTTTGCTAGGATTTCTTCTCCTGTGTTATCGCGCCGGGGCTTCGATCCATGAGTACTCCAATGGCGCATTCACTCCCCGCTCCAATTCCTTCTTCTTCCACGGCGGCAGCGAGGGTCTCTATGCCTCCGCCGTGGTCAACATCACCGCCCCCTCCTCCGACGGCGATTCTTTCATCCA GTTTGAATCTGTCACCTTCAGGCGCACAAAAGAATCAGCATCGAAGCATAGTGATATGCAACAAAATACTGGGTTAGTAGAAGCTATAATAGTTGAAATTCAAGACAGGGATAAGATTGGTGGTAGATACCTAAACACCAATGCTATATGCTGCACTCGTGAACTCAATGATCAGAATCTCTGTAAAGTTGGGGAAGTAATCATTCGTCCAACTCAGGCTAACTCAGATTGGCCAAAACGCATTCAGACATTTTTTGAGGGTAGTAGTGAAGAAACAACTATGATGACTCAGACTATTCCTATAAGAAAAACTGGAATGTATTAcctttattttatgttttgtgATCCACTACTTATAGGAATGGTAATTGAAGGTCGAACTGTTTGGAGAAATCCATACGGCTATCTTCCTGGAAAAATGGCACCTTTAATGACATTCTATGGATTCATGTCATTGGCATATCTTTTACTTGGTCTCATCTGGTTTCTACAATTTGTGCGACATTGGAGGCATACATTGCAGCTTCACTATCATATCACAGCTGTAATAGCTCTAGGcatgtgtgaaatggctttttGGTATTTCGAATATGCAAATTTTAATTCCACTGGAACTAGACCTATGGGCATAACCATTTGGGCAGTCACTTTCACTGCTGTAAAAAAGACTGTTTCTCGGCTTCTGCTTTTGGTAGTTTCAATGGGCTTTGGTGTTGTTCGACCAACATTGGGTGGGATAACTTCAAAAGTTGCTGTTCTTGGTGCGGTGTATTTTGTTGCCTCAGTGGCTCTGGAACTTGTTGAGCATTTGGGAAACATCAATGACTTTGCTGGAAAGGCAAGATTGTTCCTGGTGCTGCCTGTTGCACTTTTGgatgcaactttcattgtttggaTATTTTCATCATTGTCAAAAACTCTAGAAAAGCTTCAG GTAAGGAGAAGTATAGCAAAACTGGAGCTATATCGCAAGTTTACCAACACTCTTGCTGTTTCTATTCTTCTTTCACATCTCTGGATTGGCTATGAG TTGTATTTCAATGCAACTGATCCCCTAAGTGAACTTTGGCAAAGGGCTTGGATTGTCTCTGCATTCTGGAATGTCCTGTCATACGTACTCCTTGGAATTATCTGCATCCTATGGGCTCCATCTCATAATCCAACTGG TTATGCATATTTGGAGGACACAAACGATGACTTTGATGACGAGGGAGTTTCCCTTACTGGAAGTGGTGCCAGGGGAATTGGTGATAATTTGAGCAAACTGGagagaaaggaaaggaagaataTGGATCATGTATTTGGGATTGGAAATGATATCGAGGAGGATAAGCGGGAGTAG
- the LOC103994390 gene encoding WRKY transcription factor 55-like has translation MFLCLADSEPKQTPMDEVLSQVFGACRLAGELESSLRLSNAAADAHFLLSSCEHVVDAFNKAIDGVRMLTGEGRMRAFELPPIPAAEDDEHPFFEMADFSESPQLSLEVQPSAAAHSEAFAGGGEAQVAVGGASSRGRSSRKRKEGYVTKKVPVLRTGNMEVPPDDGYTWRKYGQKDILNSRFPRSYYRCTHKNYYGCEAKKQVQRLDADPYTLEVTYCGSHTCKTSPTPIMIPSLAHSPIGKDEKDDRNCHGHPQAAPTTTRSTSIQLGNWFEGSSRQEGQTQGGRDVDYCPVAEFADAMFSSGSSGSIMDAIYLPRQGN, from the exons ATGTTCTTGTGCCTCGCCGACTCAGAACCAAAGCAAACGCCCATGGACGAGGTCTTGTCTCAAGTCTTCGGCGCATGCAGGCTAGCTGGAGAACTGGAGAGCAGCCTCCGCCTCTCCAACGCCGCGGCCGATGCCCATTTCCTGTTGAGCTCTTGCGAGCACGTCGTCGACGCCTTCAACAAAGCCATCGATGGTGTTCGGATGCTCACGGGAGAAGGGCGCATGCGAGCGTTCGAGCTTCCCCCAATACCGGCTGCGGAAGACGACGAGCACCCGTTCTTTGAGATGGCCGATTTCTCGGAATCGCCGCAACTGTCTCTGGAAGTCCAGCCGTCGGCGGCCGCTCATTCCGAGGCATTTGCAGGCGGGGGAGAGGCTCAAGTTGCGGTGGGTGGCGCATCATCCCGCGGGAGATCTTCGAGGAAGAG GAAGGAAGGCTATGTGACGAAGAAGGTTCCTGTTCTTCGAACAGGGAACATGGAGGTTCCCCCTGACGATGGGTACACGTGGAGGAAGTACGGTCAGAAAGACATACTCAATTCCAGGTTTCCAAG GAGCTACTATCGCTGCACCCACAAGAACTACTACGGCTGCGAGGCAAAGAAGCAGGTTCAAAGGCTGGACGCCGATCCATATACATTGGAAGTCACCTACTGTGGCAGTCACACCTGCAAGACCTCTCCGACTCCGATCATGATCCCCTCCCTGGCACACAGCCCCATCGGCAAGGATGAGAAGGACGACAGGAATTGCCATGGCCACCCACAAGCTGCGCCCACAACAACGCGATCTACTTCGATCCAACTGGGTAACTGGTTCGAGGGCAGCAGCAGACAAGAAGGGCAGACGCAGGGTGGCCGAGATGTGGATTATTGCCCCGTTGCGGAATTCGCTGATGCCATGTTTAGCTCAGGGAGCAGTGGCAGCATCATGGATGCCATATACTTGCCGAGGCAGGGGAATTAG
- the LOC135680533 gene encoding B3 domain-containing protein Os07g0679700-like has translation MATVRCMNVACGLTDPGGEWRRGWELRSGGFATLCVKCGMAYEQSAFCDIFHQKESGWRECCSCGKRLHCGCIASKSFFHLLDTGGVQCTGCMKNLEVPSIPSEVIQSFLSQHHQRVNAPSPKSSKENDADTAVTGRTCEMSATTSDSKIDVSKFVKGKGMQNADLEQSESEIRSFGHIKWEQHSPEVGITSLSNRYPGPVGSSQISLRDEKDFMTDKSICESLAQSCLSMSLVHSNQGSNTETCNTAGKPFLALHMACSIGEGKDERNTLSALQQMQRPQCILAKPLKTCARSFSEASKNGLPYMRVARPPTEGRNQLLPRYWPRITDQELQQISGDSNSTIVPLFEKVLSASDAGRIGRLVLPKACAEAYFPRISQPEGVPLTIQDTKGKDWHFQFRFWPNNNSRMYVLEGVTPCIQSLQLQAGDTVTFSRIDPEGKLVMGYRKATNTVPLQDSQISAIANGTFGNETLFTGISESVPAVSGYSGLLQSLKGAMDPYLSSQSEHLNLSDGEISWHKGGTSNEGMQLQALQKRTRNIGAKSRRLLMNTDDALELKLTWEEAQELLRPPPSAKPSIVTIEDYEVEEYDEPPIFGKKTIFTARPSGEQDQWVQCDDCYKWRRLPVDVLLLSKWSCADNTWDPKRSSCSAPDELSQQEMQLLLRQYEDLRRQRTSACFKQDSSEIAASSLDALAAAAALGDVGNQTTTPYATTTKHPRHRPGCTCIVCIQPPSGKGPKHDPTCTCNVCMTVKRRFKTLMMRKRKRQSEREESEVHKKVPWGSKEEVEGTSSSSKGAHHLDPHQENEFSPVSSRTIMENVEVSQGQIDLNCHPMSHDSQALNPRNSMMSLLQDAYRPLETYLKQNGLTSLASQQSKQGSPSSLTVPQAPGESEGKVPDESHFASASKEQEGGDDEGDVGTDMATSDAS, from the exons ATGGCGACGGTGAGGTGCATGAACGTGGCGTGTGGGCTGACGGATCCCGGGGGAGAGTGGAGGCGGGGGTGGGAGCTGAGATCGGGTGGATTCGCTACTCTATGCGTCAAGTGCGG GATGGCATATGAGCAGTCAGCTTTCTGTGACATTTTTCACCAAAAAGAGTCTGGGTGGAGGGAATGTTGTTCCTGTGGTAAG CGCTTACATTGTGGATGCATTGCTTCAAAGTCTTTCTTTCATCTACTTGATACTGGAGGAGTTCAGTGTACTGGCTGCATGAAGAACTTAGAAGTTCCTTCC ATTCCTAGTGAAGTAATTCAAAGTTTTTTATCTCAACACCATCAAAGAGTAAATGCTCCCTCACCTAAAAGTTCCAAAGAAAACGATGCTGATACAGCAGTAACAGGTCGTACATGTGAAATGTCAGCCACTACTTCTGATAGTAAAATTGATGTTAGTAAATTCGTCAAGGGAAAGGGCATGCAAAATGCAGATCTAGAGCAGAGTGAGAGTGAAATCAGATCGTTTGGGCATATCAAGTGGGAACAACATTCCCCTGAGGTAGGAATTACAAGTTTGTCAAATAGATATCCAGGTCCAGTTGGGTCCTCCCAAATATCTCTACGAGATGAGAAGGATTTTATGACAGATAAGTCTATATGTGAATCATTAGCCCAGTCATGTCTTAGTATGAGCTTGGTGCATAGTAACCAAGGCAGCAACACAGAAACATGTAATACTGCTGGGAAACCATTTCTTGCACTTCATATGGCTTGTTCAATAGGTGAGGGAAAGGATGAAAGGAATACACTTTCTGCCCTTCAACAGATGCAAAGGCCTCAATGTATTCTTGCAAAGCCTCTAAAGACATGCGCTCGATCTTTTTCAGAGGCATCAAAGAATGGACTTCCATATATGCGAGTTGCTAGGCCACCCACTGAGGGTCGTAATCAATTACTTCCACGTTACTGGCCAAGAATTACGGACCAAGAACTACAGCAAATATCTGGAGA TTCAAATTCTACTATAGTGCCACTATTTGAAAAGGTTCTGAGTGCTAGTGATGCAGGTCGTATTGGTCGTTTAGTTCTCCCAAAAGCTTGTGCAGAG GCATATTTTCCTCGCATTTCTCAACCAGAAGGTGTTCCATTAACAATTCAAGATACAAAGGGAAAAGATTGGCATTTTCAGTTCAGATTTTGGCCAAATAACAACAGTAGAATGTATGTTTTAGAGGGTGTTACTCCTTGCATACAGTCTCTTCAGTTGCAAGCTGGTGATACAG TGACTTTTAGCCGGATAGATCCTGAAGGTAAACTCGTCATGGGTTACCGGAAGGCAACGAACACTGTGCCACTACAG GACTCTCAGATTTCTGCAATTGCCAATGGTACTTTTGGCAATGAAACATTGTTTACTGGTATCAGCGAGAGCGTACCTGCAGTGAGCGGTTATTCTGGACTTCTTCAGTCACTGAAGGGAGCAATGGATCCATACTTGAGCTCTCAATCAGAACATCTGAACCTATCTGATGGAGAGATCAGTTGGCACAAGGGAGGCACATCAAATGAGGGAATGCAGTTGCAGGCTTTACAAAAGAGAACCCGGAATATTGGtgccaaatccaggaggttgcttATGAACACTGATGATGCCTTGGAGCTTAAGCTAACTTGGGAGGAGGCTCAAGAATTGCTTCGTCCACCCCCAAGTGCCAAACCTAGCATTGTCACGATTGAGGATTACGAGGTTGAAGAATATGAT GAACCCCCAATTTTTGGCAAGAAAACCATCTTTACAGCCCGACCATCGGG AGAACAAGATCAATGGGTTCAATGTGACGATTGCTATAAATGGCGTCGGCTTCCTGTGGATGTTCTTCTTCTTTCGAAATGGAGTTGTGCTGATAACACATGGGACCCTAAAAG GTCTTCATGCTCTGCACCTGATGAATTGAGCCAGCAAGAAATGCAACTACTTCTCAGGCAGTATGAAG ATCTCAGAAGGCAGAGGACAAGTGCATGTTTCAAGCAAGATTCTTCAGAGATAGCAGCATCAAGTCTTGATGCCTTGGCTGCTGCTGCAGCACTTGGAGATGTGGGAAACCAAACCACAACTCCATATGCAACTACCACTAAACATCCACGACATCGCCCAGGTTGCACTTGCATTGTCTGCATCCAGCCACCCAGTGGAAAAGGTCCAAAACATGATCCCACATGCACGTGTAATGTTTGCATGACCGTGAAACGCCGCTTCAAAACTCTCATGATGCGGAAGAGGAAACGCCAGTCCGAGCGTGAGGAATCTGAGGTCCATAAGAAGGTTCCATGGGGAAGCAAGGAAGAGGTCGAAGGAACGAGCAGCTCCTCAAAGGGTGCTCACCATCTGGATCCGCATCAGGAGAATGAATTCAGCCCTGTAAGTAGCAGGACAATCATGGAAAATGTTGAGGTGAGCCAGGGGCAGATAGACCTCAACTGCCACCCAATGTCTCATGATTCACAGGCATTAAATCCCAGAAACAGCATGATGAGCCTTCTCCAGGATGCATACCGGCCCTTGGAGACATATCTTAAGCAAAACGGACTTACAAGCTTGGCTAGTCAACAAAGTAAACAGGGGAGTCCTAGTTCGCTAACTGTTCCCCAGGCCCCTGGAGAAAGCGAAGGAAAAGTCCCAGATGAAAGCCATTTTGCCTCTGCATCGAAGGAGCAAGAAGGCGGCGATGACGAAGGAGATGTTGGCACAGACATGGCTACCAGTGATGCTTCTTGA
- the LOC135583882 gene encoding probable potassium transporter 9 — protein sequence MDPEVGRIPVSLKKDSWKTILLLAYQSLGVVYGDLSISPLYVFKSTFAEDIQHSETNEEIFGALSFVFWTLTLVPLFKYVFIVLRADDNGEGGTFALYSLICRHANVSLLPNRQVADEELSTYKYECPPEITNRSRIKVWLEKHKNLHVALLIVVMLGTCMVIGDGILTPAISVFSAVSGLELSMSKEHHEYAVVPITCFILVCLFALQHYGTHRVGILFAPVVLTWLLCISGLGIYNIVHWNPHVYQALSPYYMFKFLKKTKKGGWMSLGGILLCITGSEAMFADLGHFSYTAIQMAFTFVVYPSLILAYMGQAAYLSKHHGIYTSYQIGFYASVPECLRWPVLGIAILASVVGSQAIISGTFSIINQSQSLGCFPRVKVVHTSDKIHGQIYIPEINWMLMILCIAVAVGFRDIKHMGNASGLAVITVMLVTTCLTSLVMILCWHKSPFLALAFLLFFGSIEVLYFSASLIKFLEGAWLPILLALFLMIVMFVWHYATIKKYEFDLHNKVSLDWLLALGDKLGIVRVPGIGLVFTDIISGVPANFSRFVTNLPAFHRILVFVCVKSVPVPFVPPSERYLVGRVGPPYHRSYRCIVRYGYRDVHQDVDSFESELIASLAEFIQLEASFSGQRSSELMDGYEDGLTVIGRSLLTCSRNYNTVSSTPGGTMTGELASEENAIELAPASAGKKVRFFLEENSHPVLSEPAREELNDLLAARESGCAFVLGHSHVQASQGSSIMKKLAIDVAYNFLRRNCRGPDVALRVPPASLLEVGMVYVL from the exons ATGGATCCAGAGGTTGGAAGAATTCCGGTCTCTTTGAAG AAAGATTCTTGGAAGACCATCCTGCTTTTAGCATACCAGAGCTTGGGTGTCGTTTATGGAGACTTGAGTATATCTCCTCTATATGTCTTCAAAAGTACATTTGCAGAAGATATTCAACATTCAGAAACGAATGAAGAGATTTTTGGTGCGCTTTCATTTGTGTTCTGGACTCTGACGCTCGTCCCCCTCTTCAAGTATGTCTTCATAGTTCTGAGAGCTGATGACAATGGCGAGG GGGGTACTTTTGCTTTGTACTCTTTGATATGTCGGCATGCCAATGTAAGCCTTCTGCCCAACAGACAGGTTGCAGATGAAGAGCTctctacttacaaatatgaatgcCCTCCGGAAATTACCAACAGGTCAAGGATCAAGGTTTGGCTCGAGAAGCACAAGAACCTGCATGTTGCTCTGCTGATAGTGGTAATGCTTGGTACCTGTATGGTAATTGGAGATGGAATCCTCACCCCAGCAATATCAG tgTTTTCTGCAGTTTCAGGGCTTGAGTTGTCCATGTCTAAGGAGCACCATGAAT ATGCTGTGGTTCCGATAACATGCTTCATTTTAGTATGCTTATTTGCTCTGCAACACTATGGTACTCATCGAGTTGGAATTCTATTCGCACCAGTTGTTCTGACCTGGCTATTGTGCATCAGTGGACTTGGGATATACAATATTGTTCACTGGAACCCACATGTCTATCAAGCACTTTCTCCATATTACATGTTTAAGTTCTTGAAAAAGACTAAGAAGGGTGGCTGGATGTCCTTGGGTGGAATTTTACTATGCATAACAG GATCAGAGGCAATGTTTGCAGATCTTGGCCACTTCTCATACACTGCAATTCAG ATGGCCTTCACTTTCGTAGTTTATCCCTCTCTCATTTTGGCATACATGGGTCAGGCTGCTTACTTATCAAAGCATCATGGAATCTATACGAGTTACCAGATTGGCTTTTATGCCTCAGTTCCAG AATGCTTAAGGTGGCCTGTACTTGGGATAGCAATACTAGCTTCGGTTGTGGGGAGCCAAGCAATTATCAGTGGAACATTTTCTATCATTAATCAGAGTCAATCGCTAGGGTGCTTTCCAAGAGTCAAAGTGGTTCACACCTCTGACAAAATTCATGGGCAGATCTACATACCAGAGATTAATTGGATGCTCATGATCCTCTGCATTGCTGTTGCTGTTGGATTTAGAGACATAAAGCACATGGGAAATGCTTCTG GACTAGCAGTGATCACTGTTATGCTGGTGACCACATGCCTCACTTCCCTAGTTATGATCCTTTGCTGGCACAAGTCTCCATTCTTGGCCCTTGCATTTCTCCTCTTTTTTGGCTCCATTGAGGTCCTCTACTTCTCTGCGTCGCTGATCAAATTCCTTGAGGGTGCCTGGCTTCCCATCCTACTTGCTCTCTTTCTCATGATCGTCATGTTTGTCTGGCATTACGCCACAATTAAGAAATATGAGTTTGACCTACATAACAAGGTCTCTTTGGACTGGCTCCTGGCCCTTGGTGACAAACTTGGCATCGTCCGTGTTCCTGGCATTGGCCTTGTTTTCACCGATATCATCTCCGGTGTGCCTGCTAACTTCTCCCGATTTGTCACCAACCTCCCGGCGTTCCATCGCATCCTGGTCTTTGTTTGCGTCAAATCTGTTCCTGTTCCATTCGTGCCTCCTTCTGAGAGATACCTTGTCGGACGTGTTGGACCGCCCTATCATCGTTCTTACAGATGCATTGTTCGGTATGGGTACCGTGATGTCCATCAGGATGTTGACTCTTTTGAATCTGAGCTGATTGCAAGTTTAGCTGAGTTCATACAACTTGAAGCATCTTTCAGCGGACAAAGGTCTAGTGAGCTGATGGATGGTTACGAAGATGGACTTACTGTCATCGGAAGAAGTCTGCTTACATGCAGTCGCAATTATAATACCGTGAGCAGCACTCCAGGGGGGACGATGACCGGCGAGCTGGCTTCTGAAGAAAACGCAATTGAGTTGGCACCTGCCAGTGCAGGAAAGAAGGTTAGGTTCTTTCTGGAGGAGAACAGTCACCCGGTACTGTCTGAGCCTGCGAGGGAAGAGCTCAATGATCTACTGGCGGCACGGGAGTCTGGATGCGCGTTTGTGTTGGGACATTCTCATGTGCAAGCGAGTCAAGGGTCATCGATCATGAAGAAGTTGGCGATCGACGTCGCGTACAACTTCTTAAGGAGAAACTGCCGAGGACCAGACGTGGCACTGCGTGTGCCTCCTGCATCCCTCCTCGAGGTCGGCATGGTCTATGTCTTGTGA